In the Victivallis sp. Marseille-Q1083 genome, one interval contains:
- a CDS encoding lamin tail domain-containing protein, which yields MKITIGLLTVLCCACCLLGEGVRLSEITLKPTLDAGPMMVELQNTAKSEVDISGWTLWDSEEHCYEFPPETVLLPGETAVVVFGELEQNILSPESTGKVLVCDAPWAAEAFQDDCLEECALYSSRDRMGEYLEDYIQWGHRAYLMDKVISVSKHQALENGIFEDDVMIREAVASNKLKEAKQNFLRQKHLVQTIFSDGNVPGRSIGIILNRKLKYDHDFRSLSQPLLSWFVYLPEETSLGRENPLVVPRLRELMKEVRIFLNWQKESKFFALFNWDGHITEDGNYYVQISSSADFHELLHEYRGQERQFRLELPPGDYYWRIRTESGEEVGKWSEVFDLYIRDVSK from the coding sequence ATGAAGATAACGATTGGATTGTTGACTGTCCTTTGTTGCGCATGCTGTTTATTGGGAGAAGGTGTGCGTTTGAGTGAGATTACGTTGAAGCCGACTCTCGATGCCGGTCCGATGATGGTTGAGCTGCAGAATACCGCCAAAAGTGAGGTCGATATCAGCGGCTGGACGTTGTGGGATAGTGAGGAGCATTGTTACGAATTTCCTCCGGAAACCGTATTGTTGCCGGGAGAAACAGCTGTCGTTGTATTTGGAGAGCTCGAACAAAATATTTTGTCTCCGGAAAGTACAGGTAAGGTTCTGGTGTGTGACGCCCCCTGGGCTGCGGAAGCATTTCAAGATGACTGTCTGGAAGAATGTGCGTTGTATTCCAGTCGGGACCGTATGGGTGAATATCTGGAAGATTATATTCAGTGGGGGCATCGTGCATATTTAATGGATAAAGTTATTTCAGTAAGCAAACATCAGGCTTTGGAGAATGGAATATTCGAAGATGATGTAATGATAAGAGAAGCTGTTGCAAGCAATAAGCTGAAAGAGGCAAAACAGAATTTTCTTCGTCAGAAACATTTAGTTCAAACAATATTTTCTGATGGAAATGTACCCGGTAGAAGTATTGGTATTATTCTAAATCGAAAATTGAAGTATGATCATGATTTTCGTTCACTTTCCCAGCCGCTTTTATCTTGGTTTGTCTATCTGCCGGAGGAAACTTCATTGGGGCGGGAGAATCCATTGGTTGTTCCGCGGTTACGGGAGTTAATGAAGGAAGTTCGAATTTTTTTGAATTGGCAAAAAGAGAGCAAATTTTTTGCCTTGTTCAACTGGGATGGTCATATAACAGAAGATGGCAATTACTATGTTCAAATTTCTTCTAGTGCGGATTTTCATGAGTTATTACACGAATATCGAGGACAGGAACGTCAGTTTCGCTTGGAATTACCTCCCGGTGATTATTATTGGCGGATTCGTACGGAGAGCGGGGAAGAAGTCGGCAAGTGGTCGGAGGTATTTGATTTGTACATTCGTGATGTCAGTAAATAA
- a CDS encoding lamin tail domain-containing protein: MVIKQPFFVKLLTAIWLPAIFYASAGDIHLSEVVFFPRGERPVMIELENTSSAPVDLAGYLLVDQNDFIYEFPASSVIAGNGLAVVVFGFPEEEKGNDTVLWLYCTQEGYEKAFRNWTEQSCRLYSPSSTDRQLGELIDKVCWIAKNSDTPEPYCFNMLFHGYFVGGNLARYRNRKTGEYSNWYMTSEDDQSIGETNPIPRPLSVNSFKGQSVLVSPSELDHVRITIPLRWKYGAFKLKDDGFFRLQVAEDPLFKKIMKEEKVNIPEYIFKTAPVCFYWRVRYENASGVSEWSKADYWNTSVYLTDHPDYVGYEVEK; the protein is encoded by the coding sequence ATGGTAATAAAACAGCCGTTCTTCGTAAAATTGCTGACCGCCATTTGGTTGCCGGCGATTTTTTATGCCTCAGCGGGTGATATTCATCTGAGTGAAGTTGTCTTCTTCCCGCGAGGAGAACGTCCGGTGATGATTGAATTGGAAAATACTTCTTCCGCCCCTGTTGATCTGGCCGGTTATCTTCTGGTAGATCAAAACGACTTCATCTACGAATTTCCGGCATCGTCAGTGATAGCCGGGAACGGGCTGGCTGTAGTGGTTTTCGGCTTTCCGGAAGAAGAAAAAGGTAATGATACGGTCTTGTGGCTTTATTGTACCCAGGAAGGTTATGAGAAGGCGTTTCGAAATTGGACGGAACAAAGTTGTCGGTTATATTCGCCTTCGAGTACCGACCGGCAGCTGGGGGAGTTGATCGATAAGGTCTGTTGGATTGCCAAAAATAGCGATACCCCAGAGCCTTATTGTTTCAATATGCTCTTTCATGGATACTTTGTCGGCGGTAATCTGGCGCGTTATCGTAACCGGAAAACTGGGGAATATTCAAATTGGTATATGACTTCGGAAGATGACCAGAGTATCGGGGAGACTAATCCAATTCCCCGTCCTCTATCTGTTAATTCTTTTAAAGGACAAAGTGTTTTAGTTTCACCATCAGAATTAGATCATGTGAGAATTACGATTCCTCTGAGGTGGAAATATGGTGCATTTAAATTGAAAGATGATGGTTTCTTCCGTTTACAAGTGGCAGAGGATCCATTATTTAAAAAAATAATGAAAGAGGAAAAAGTTAATATTCCCGAATATATTTTTAAAACTGCTCCGGTTTGCTTCTACTGGCGGGTGCGATATGAAAATGCGTCCGGCGTAAGCGAGTGGTCGAAAGCTGATTACTGGAATACTTCCGTATATTTGACGGATCATCCTGATTATGTTGGCTATGAGGTGGAAAAATGA
- a CDS encoding lamin tail domain-containing protein — MKWTYGILLMFAVCWLSGAETRFRELSIAPFVKGETAKVEFQNLSQTEQALSGWSLWDGRGHSLVIPDGVMLAGGEVLSLELPSGMLSDRFLEECALYSAAGRSSAILEDYVQWGHRIYQKGRKRTLNKNLIVLRQFDESAGAWRVSIFVFGLLKPAGEFQYQLSKARDFSAWEVEKITQKRLWYPEVPNGKYYYRVREISPGREGRWSDPQPFRVNLLTPCQKPSRNNFQPFKY, encoded by the coding sequence ATGAAGTGGACTTATGGTATTTTATTGATGTTTGCCGTTTGCTGGTTGTCTGGTGCGGAAACCCGTTTCAGAGAACTGTCGATCGCTCCGTTTGTCAAAGGAGAAACCGCAAAAGTAGAATTTCAGAACCTCAGCCAAACGGAGCAGGCTCTTTCCGGCTGGAGTCTTTGGGATGGCCGCGGTCACTCCCTGGTCATTCCGGACGGGGTTATGCTGGCGGGCGGCGAAGTGCTGTCCCTGGAGCTGCCGTCCGGGATGCTGTCCGATCGTTTTCTGGAGGAGTGCGCCCTGTATTCCGCCGCCGGGCGTTCTTCGGCAATATTGGAGGATTATGTCCAGTGGGGACATCGCATTTATCAGAAAGGGCGCAAACGGACTCTGAATAAGAATCTGATTGTTCTGCGTCAGTTTGACGAATCTGCAGGCGCCTGGCGAGTCTCTATCTTTGTCTTCGGTTTATTGAAGCCGGCCGGCGAATTTCAATATCAGCTCAGTAAAGCTCGGGATTTTTCTGCTTGGGAGGTAGAAAAAATTACTCAAAAGAGGCTTTGGTATCCCGAGGTGCCGAATGGGAAATACTATTACCGGGTGCGTGAAATTTCACCCGGCCGAGAAGGCCGCTGGAGCGATCCGCAACCCTTCAGGGTCAATCTGCTGACTCCTTGCCAAAAGCCGTCCCGGAATAATTTTCAGCCTTTCAAATACTAA